The sequence ACATTGAACTCGACCTGGACGGCGGTGACGAGGCGGCGACCAGGCTCGATCTGGCGAAGGCCTACGTGGACATCGGCGACGCCGACATGGCGCGTACACTGTTGCAGGAAGTGGCCGATCTCGGATCGCCCGAACAGCAGCAGCAAGCGCGAGATCTGCTGTCGCGGCTGGCCTGAGCGCCCATCGTAGGCTTCAGGGCCGCATGGACCCGACGAACACGCACGATTGCCGAACCCAAGCACTGCTCCCAGCACCTCCTCCTGTGTACCCGGCCGTTCGAATCGCCTGTCTGCTCGCCTTCGCGGCGCTGCTGCCGATCCTTCCGATCGCTGCGCTGGCGCTGGCCGCCGCGAGCTTGCTGCTCACCCATGCCTGTCTTGGGCGCGCGTCGTTGCTGCGATATGGCCGCGGCCTGATGCGCCTGCGTTATCTGTTTCTGGCGATTCTCATCCTCTATGTCGGGCTGACGCCGGGCACGCCACTGTGGAGCGTTCTGCCGGGGATCAGCGTAGAGGGGCTGAGCGAAGGTGCGCGCCGCGCGCTGGTACTGGCGGACCTGCTGGCGGCCGTGTTCTGGTTGACGCAGGTCACGCCGATGCCGGCACTGGCCGGCGGGCTGCTGTGGCTGCTGCGGCCGTTGCGTCTGATCGGCGTGGATGATCGGCGACTGGGCCTGCGTCTGGCGCTGGCGCTGGAATACGTCACCGAGGCCGGGCAGCTTATCGACAGCGTGCGCCGCGAATCACGCCGCGGCCTGATCGACGCGGCGGCGGCCGCGATCCTGCGCGCCGAAGAACTGAGCCACAGCGAACACGGCGATGTCACCGTACCGATGCTACCGGCGCCGCCGGTCTGGCAGTGGCTCGCGCCGATGTTGCTGGTGGCGCTGTTTTTCGTGTGGCCGCGATGAGGCGTTGGTGCGCGGGCGTGGAGTACCATGGCGGTGCCTATTCCGGCTGGCAGGCGCAAAACCACCACGTATCGGTGCAGGCGACGCTGGAGACGGCCCTGTCGCGGATCGCGAATCATCCGGTTCGTCTGGTGGCCGCTGGCCGTACCGATGCCGGCGTCCACGCTCTGCAACAGGTCGTGCACTTCGACAGCGATGCCGCGCGTCTGCCGGATGCCTGGGTCCTGGGCAGCAACACGCAGCTGCCGGCCGATATCAGCCTGCCGTGGGTGAAGCCGGTCGACGGCACGTTCAATGCGCGTTATTCGGCGCTGTCGCGTCGTTATCGCTATCTGATTCACAATCATCGTTCGCGGTCCGCGCTGAGCGGTGGCCGGGCCACCTGGTGGACCTATCCGCTGGATGCCACGTGCATGCATCGCGCGGCCCAGGTCCTGGTCGGGACGCATGATTTTTCGGCGTTTCGGGCCTCGGTCTGCCAGTCGCGCACGCCGGTACGGAACCTGTTGGCGATCGAGGTGTTCCGGCGCGGCGACTTCGTGGTGATCGACGTGATCGCCAATGCCTTTCTGCACCACATGGTGCGAAACATCACCGGCAGCCTGCTGATGGTGGGGCAGGGGCGTCACCCCGAAACCTGGATTGCGGAGCTGCTTGCCGGCCGGGACAGAACGCGCGCGGGGATGACGGCACCGGCCGATGGCCTGTATTTTGTCGGCCCCCGCTATCCGGACGGCTATGGCCTGCCGCCACCGCCGGAACCCTGGTTTCCCGCCGGTTGATTCAGAGAGTCCTCTTGCCCACACTGCCCACGCAAAGAACCCGCATCAAGTTCTGTGGCATCACCCGCGCCGAGGATGCGCGTCGGGCGATCGCCCTCGGTGTTGACGCGCTGGGTTTTGTTCTGGTGCCGGCGAGCCGTCGCGCGCTCGACATCGAGGCGGCGGTCGCGCTGCGGCGTGAACTGCCACCGTTCGTGGCGGTGGTCGCATTGCTGATGGACGCGGATCGCGAATTCATCGCGCAGCTGGTGGGCCGCCTGCGGCCGGACCTGCTGCAGTTCCACGGCAGCGAATCGCCGGATCTGTGTCGAGCCTGGGGCCGGCCATACATCAAATCCGTCGCCATGGCCGAGCCGCAGGATCTGGCCACGCAAAGTGCACACTACGCGGATGCAAGCGCGCTGCTGCTGGACGGGCATCCGACCGGCGAATTGGGCGGGCAGGGTACGGCCTTCGACTGGAGCCGGATCGCCGGAGGCACACATCCGCTGATACTCGCGGGCGGCCTGAATCCGGATAATGTGGCCTCCGCGATCGGGCGGGTCCGGCCCTATGCTGTGGATGTAAGCAGCGGAATCGAAAGCGCGCCGGGTCTCAAGGACGCGGCGCTCATGCAAAAGTTCATAGAAGAGGTTCGTCGTGCCGACGCCAACTGAAGCAGACTACGATTTCCCCGATTCACGGGGCCACTTTGGTCCCTACGGTGGCCGCTTCGTCGCCGAGACGCTGATGGAACCGCTGCGCGAGCTCGAAGACGCCTATTTCAGCCTGCGCTCGAACCCGGCATTCCGCGCCGAACTCGACCGCGATTTGGCGCTGTATGTGGGGCGGCCTTCGCCGCTGTATCCGGCCGAGCGCCTCACCGCGAAATGGGGCGGCGCGCAGATCTACCTCAAGCGCGAGGACCTCAATCACACCGGCGCGCACAAGGTCAACAACACCGTGGGTCAGGCGCTGCTCGCCAAGCATCTCGGCAAGACCCGCATCATCGCCGAGACCGGCGCCGGCCAGCACGGCGTCGCCAGTGCCACCGTCGCGGCGCGTCTGGGCTTGAAGTGCGTGGTCTACATGGGCGCGGACGATATCGAGCGGCAGAGCCCGAACGTGTATCGCATGAAGCTGCTCGGCGCCGAGGTGGTCTCGGTCAAGAGCGGCACACGAACGCTCAAGGACGCGATGAACGAAGCCCTGCGCGACTGGGTGACCAATGTCGACGACACCTTCTACATCATCGGCACGGTCGCCGGACCGCATCCGTACCCTCTGCTGGTGCGCGATTTCAACGCGATCGTCGGCCGTGAAGTACTGCGTCAGGCGCCCGAGCTGTTCGGTCGGCTGCCGGATGCCCTGGTCGCCTGTGTTGGTGGCGGCTCCAATGCCCTGGGCCTGTTTCATCCGTTCATCCCGCACCGCGAGGTGCGCATGATTGGTGTCGAGGCTGGCGGCAGCGGTCTATCCACAGGCCTGCACGCGGCGCCGCTGTCGGCCGGCACGCCCGGCGTGCTGCACGGAAACCGCACCTACATCATGGCCGACGAGAACGGCCAGATACTCGGCACGCATTCGATCTCGGCCGGGCTGGACTATCCGGGCGTGGGGCCGGAACACGCCTGGCTCAAGGATCTGGGGCGGGTCGAATACGTCGCTGCGGATGACGACGAGGCGCTGGCGGCTTTCCACGAGCTGACCCGTGTCGAGGGCATCATCCCGGCACTGGAGTCGGCGCATGCCGTGGCACACGCGAAGAAGCTGGCGGCGGAGATGGGCCGCGACCAGCACATCGTCGTCAATCTGTCGGGGCGTGGCGACAAGGACATCTTCACCGTCGCCAAGCGCGAAGGTATCGAGCTGTCCTGAGACGCAGACCCTGGTTCCTGGTGCTGACGAAGCCGGCAGGCGTGAGCTTGAGCGCCCTGAAACCGATGCCGTGCGCACGCTGAACGTTGGCGGCAATGGCCTTGCTCATGGCCTGACGTCCCGGTTCGCGCCGGGCCTGCGGAACCTTGCCGCACAGCGGTTCGAACTGCTTGCGTGCCGCCGGAATCAGCTCGCTCACGGGCAGCGGCCGGCGCTGTATCGGCCAGATGGTTCGGCTTGAGCCCCCAGCGGCCCGAAGGTCTCGCCAAATTCGTCGGGATCGTCGTGCTCCCCGAACTGTTCGGCAATCGTTGATTCCGGCACCTTGTGCGTTTTCGCGAGCGTGCTCAGAAACTCCCGACGCGCCTGGCCGGAAACGGTTGCGGATACCGTGAAGTCCAGCCGGTCGGCCTTCCCGGTCGGCGGGCGGATTTGGATTCGTCCGTCGGTGCGACATCCAGGCGTCGATTGAGGATAGGGGCAAGCTCAGCGGCGAACGAAGCCATCCGACCTCAGTTCCATCCGGCTCATGTCCAGACCCATCTTGAGGGCCTGGGCCTGGGTCGCGCTGGCCAATTGCTGACGTTCCGCCTTGCTGTTGGCGCTGCTTCTCAGTGTGATCGTCCACATGGTCTCGTAGATGTACGCCTCGGCAAGTTGCTGGCGCATGCCGTTGCTGGCCGAGCGCAGCTTTTCGTTGTTCGCCAGTTGCTGCCGGACCTGCGCTCGTACCGCCTGGACTTCCCCCTTTTTCGGCAAGTCGGTCTGCTTGGCGGCCATCCAGGTCACGACCCAGTAGGCCGTCATCGCATCGGCAACATCGTCGCTGCGCAGGCCATACGGACCGACGTCGGCCTCGAAGCGCTCGATCATGTCGCGATCCGCGAGATCGCTTTTCGCGCTGCGCGCCATGCGCTCGTCGGTCTTGCGTAGATTGTCGAGAAATCTTTGTTCCATCGCCTCGGAAATCGAGGCCGTAGGAAGGTAGGAAAAATCGTTGCCCTCGGGTCTTGTTGCGTCATCCTCGTCATGGCGCAGACGCTTGGTGGCCTGTTCGACCTCGTGGGCACCCGCCATGTTGCCGAGGTCCTGCTGTTGCAGCAGCAGCATCATGTTGAGGTTGGCGTTGACGTCGATTTGCGTGCCGTAGTACTGCGCCTGGGCGGTGGCGCTGCACAGCAGGGCGAACAGGACTGCAAGAGCGCTGTGGAGCAGGTTTGGCATGGTTTCTTCCGGGCGGGATGATTTCAGTGCTTGGTCATGCGGGTGAATCCGGATTCGGTCAGCTGCATCGCCTTGAGGTTCACGCCGCGCTTGCTCTGCATGTTGCGGGCGGAGTTTTCGGACAATGCCTGCAAGGCCTGTACGTCGCCCGCTGCCAGCTTGCGCTCGCGCTCTTCCAGCGCGAGCATCGTTTCGTAGATCATCACTTCCGCCATCGTCTGGCGATCGCCCTCGCGTTTGACGTAGGGGTTCTTGTGCCACATCGCAGCCAGCTGCAGTCGCGCCGCTGCAAAGGCCGACCTCGGCGGCAGTTCCTTGCGGTGGATCAGCGACCACATGCTGACCCAGTAAGCGGTCATGGCATCGGCGAAGTTGTCCGCGCGCAGGCCCAGCGGTGCGAATCGAAGTGCAAACTCGGCGATGAAGTCTCGATCACCGATTGCGGCGCGAATCGTCTCCGGTGGTTGTCGGCTGCTCTTGGCAAGGCTGTCGACCAACTCGCGGCGCACCTTGGCGGACACGGCCGGCGAAAAACCGAAGTCGAGGGAATCGATGGCTTTGGACAAGGGGAGGTCGGTGGCGGCGCTTGCCGTATTCATGTTGTGTGTCCTTCGTTCACTGGGAGCGGCCGGCCGCGCTGCGATTCATCCCTCATTCGGGAGTGCTTGCCAACTGGGGACTCCCCCAGTTTGTAAAACGGATCAGTGCGCTTCCACTGCATGGAACATGAGGCTGGGCGGTGCCGCCGCAGTGTGTCGGAGGCTTTTCAATAGTTGACGAAACCGTTGTCGGTGAGCCGAAGCCTGCGCAGATCCACGCCTTGCCTGAGGACTGACTGGTGAATGCTTGCCTGCAATTGGGCGAGGCGCGTCGTATCGCCCGAATCCCGCAACTCGTTTTTGGCGGCACCGGCCACGGTCGCCATGTAGGCCATGATTTCGCAGGCTTCCTGCTTTTCGGCGTCCGACAGCGATTGCACTTCCGGATTGGTAGCCATGGCCGATTCTATGGCCTGATGCGCCGCGCGGATGCCGGAAGGATACCGGGCCGCATCCTCGTTGTTGACCACTTCCCAGGTCATTACGTAGTAGGCGGTAGTGACGTCGGCAAGATTGTCGCTGGAGTAGCCGAAGTGCCCGAGCACGTTGTCGAAGGACTCCCAGACCGCATCGCTTTCAATCGACTTGCGAAGTGATGCCTGGACCCGCGGGTCGCCGCTGGACGGGAGTAGGGCGTCGAGCAGCTTCTGGCGCGTTGCGCGTTCCACGCTGCTGGAAGTATCGAATTCCAATGCGTCGAGGTCGCTTCGCGAAGCGCTGCTGGCATAGGCTTTCTGGCCGGCTTCGAGCGTGGGTTTACCCATGCCGATCACGCCTTGCTGGAACACACTGGAAGAATAGATCGACGCCAGGTCCTGCGCGAACGCCGGTGTCACCGAGACCAGGCCGACAAGCAGGATGAGTCCTTTGCTTTTCAAGTTTTGCCTCCTGGGGGAGAAACGATTGTCCGATTGGGTTCGACAATGGTGAATCTACTGTGCGGCCAACGACAACGGGAACTGGGGAAAACCCTCAGCCAGACACGAAGCCGTTGTCGGTTAGCGTGAATCACGCACTGCGTGATGCCGACCGACCCTCGCCCGCTTGCGGGAGAGGGGGGACCGCTCGCGAATGCGAGCGGTGGGTGAGGGGAACGGCCATGCCGCAGGCGATTCATTGTGCAGGGTGGCGCTTGCGCCATGGCCGTTAGCCTGAGATTCCGCAAGTCGATCGTCGCCCCCTGATCGTTCGCGGCCTGGCCGTTCGCGATCAGGGGCGATTTTTGTTGTAGACCACGCCCTTGCGGCTGGCGACTACGGCGTCCATGTCGTCCACCTCCACCACCTTGTCCCAGATCAGTTCCACGTAGCGGCCCTCGCCGCGCTCGTAGTGGCGTTGCAGCGCCCACAGAAAGTAGTCGACCGCCTGCAAGCCCGCGCTCTGGGGCGGCGTGCTGGCCACGATGTGGATGGCATCGGAGCGCCGGGTACCGAAATCGCGCTCGAAGCGCGCTTCCGCCCGCTCTATGGCGGCGCGAAAGGCGTGCGTGCGCGTCTTGTTGCCGCGCCGGGCAGGGTGACTTGAGTTCGTCCGCAATGGGGGGTGACTACCTGCCCATCGGCACGATTCAGGCGGTTAGCCCTGATGATCTGGCAACAGCGAAAGTAGTTCGTAGCTCCAGCGCGGGGCTCCGCCACGTGGTTGCAGCTTCGTGCGCCGAAAGTTTGCAACGGCCGGTTGATCAATTTCGGCCAGCATCTTTCTGGCCTGCGCGTCCGTTACTTCTTCACCGAGACGGCCGCTGATGATCTCCCCTTCGTCCAACTTGAAATCGAAGCGTGAGCTATCCAAGAGCGCGCCCCGGAATGTCCCATGCAGCGAGATGCTTTCCTCCTCCGATTCCGTCGCCCTGACACGCTCGACGCCGGATGCAACGCGCTGTTCGTCCAGTGAGATTTCGCGGTCCCCCGTCACAAGCCGGAGCCGCGCGCCACGCTGTTGAAGAGCCTCGAAGAACGCTTTGAGTTTGGGTAAGACCCGCGGCGGTGCTTCGCCCAGAGCCGTCTCATAGGTTGCGTCGCTTTCTCCTGCGGCGCTCACCAGATCCGCCATATGCTGCAAGGCGTCGCTCAACTGCTGGCTCGCCACGAAATCCGAGCCATTCGCCTGCTTCAGCTCCAGTCCGAACGACCCGCGCGGTAGCGCCGTCAGCAGCAAACGTGCCTCCGGAGCGTCCGGCAACCGTCCCCGGGCGCCCAGAGCGCCATGCTTGCGGTGCAGATATTCCGCAGTGGCGATGTCCTGAACTGCGTCAAGGACCTTAGAGGCGAACTGGGCATCGATACCTTCTGATCCTCGCACTGGCCCGCCCGTGAAGTACAGGATGACCTGCGGCGTCCGGGGCTGCATGCGCAGCTCCGCAAGGCGCCGCTCCATCTCTCGCTTTCGGGAGGCCAGCCCCGGTGTCATCAGGAAGTCGTCCTGCGTCAGGCACAATAACCGTTCCAAATCAAGGATCTGAGCTTTAAGGAAATCTCGTTCTGCAATGGGATTCATGGTGACGCCTCGGCCAGCAGGACCACAGCTTCTGCGTCCATGTCTGGCGTGTCCAAGTCTATGCGCAGCATACCTTTCCAGATGCCGTCACGGGTATGGGAAAACAAGCCAGACCAGTAGCGGGTGGCCTCTACTACAGCCTCACCAGGCCCACTCAGGTTCACGAGGTAGTGGTCCACCCGGTACCTCTCCTTCGAGGCGTCCGGAAACAACCAAGCGGGTGGCGAAACGCTGGGCGGCAAGCCGACAGACGCCGTGCGAACGAAGCTAACCACGTCCATGTCCTGCGGCGCTCGGTCCTCCTGGCGCTCAATGTCTTGAGCAAAGCTCCCGTTCAGCCACTGAAATCCGGACAGGCCAGCGGTCCTTAAGTCGGCGCGGAGCTCAAGCCAGCCGCACAGAATGGCCCGCCGTGGTGGTGTCGTGCCGAACCGTTCCACAACCTCCCGCGCAGTGGCTGGGTAGGGTGACAACTGTCCCGGCTCGGTTGGGTCGCCCTGGTGGGCAGGCAAGACCCCGTTGTGATCGAAATCGGGAATGCTCATGCAGCGACCTCGGTGGTCTGAAACGCGCCCGGCCAGCCGCCGTGCTGGTCGATTACGCGGTCGATTTCGGCCATCAGGCGGATGGTCTCGGCGAGGGCAACGACGATCTTGTGGTAGTGGGCGATGTCGTCGCCGGACAGGGTGCGGCCCTTGCGGTCCTTGAGCCATTTCTCGCAGACCTGGTAGCCGCCGATGTGGAAGTTCCACACGGCTTCCGGCACGCCGCGAAAGCCGCTGGTGCCGGGGCTGGCTTCTTTCTTAGTGCCGCTGGCGTCGATCCAGACGGTGCCCTCCGCGTAGCCGACCTTGGCGACTTGCTTGTTGCTGCCGATGAACTCGGTGATGGGGTGATCGAGCCGGGGTGATTCCAGTAGATGCAGCGCGACCTGTTCTCCGCCGAGTTGGGCCAGCGCGCGGAACAACTCCAGGCTGCCGGTCAGGGGCAGGCGCGGGAAGTCGATTTTCAGGAATTCGGCGTAGCGGCTGCGGTAGGCGGGGCTGTGAAACACCGCGTAGATGTAGTGGAAGATGTCTTCTGGCGTCAGGCCGGCAGGTAGGCCAAAGTTTCCCTTCGGCTTAACACCGAGCTTCTGTGCCCATGAAAACAAAATCTTCGTGTTCAGGTTCGGCCTGAGTCCACCGTTTGAAAGCTCTGCCCGTAGCGAGCCAGCATCGTCCATCAGGAAGAGTGGGAAAACTGTGCAGCTTCGCGAGGACTCGGCTGTTTTCATTTCAACGAGAAATTTCGAGACGAACACTGCATCGAAGACGCCGGTGGCTTGGATGCGGGCGCTCAACAAAGCAACATTGCTGTGGAGCATGTGGCGGAGCGTCGGATACTTGGAGTCGCCCTTCTCGATAATCTTCGGATTGTAATAAATCCAACGGTAGTCAAACGGCCGGTAAGTGAGGCGCTGGATAAACTGCGGAACCTCGTCCGTCTTAATTTTGAGCTGTGCCTCTTTGAGTTTCCAGTTTGGGGTATCGGTGATGCTATAGCGTTCGCGTAACAGTTCCAAACGGCGCTCGGAGGCAATGTCCGACATCCGAGCGACCAGCGTTTTCTTATCGCAATCAATCACTACGCCGTCCCGGTGCGTTTTCACGCCGCACGAATTAACCGCCATCAAATCGTTGAGCGACGGGTAAACTTCATATTCGGCCAAGTTCGCATCATCGAACGGAATCAAGAAACACTGCGGCGCTACCGGACGCAGGTCGGTCCACTTCCGAATCGAGACTGGATGGGAGGAGAGGTCGGCGTATTTCTCGTTTCGACTGCCCCATAAGTCGCAGTGGCGAACTGCACTCATGGATGGCTTCCTAAACGGGCGAACCGCGATGGAGACGGCAACCCCCTGTTGAATATCGAATACGTTTTCGTTGCTTCTGCCTGCTGGCGCCCGCTCACCGATGTTTGAATCACCGTGAAGGTCGAGAATGAACATCGCGCTGAACTGGCCGAGCAGTTCCTTCCTAACTCCGCGATGAATTAAGCCCTTGAGGTAGCCGT comes from Banduia mediterranea and encodes:
- a CDS encoding DUF6683 family protein translates to MNTASAATDLPLSKAIDSLDFGFSPAVSAKVRRELVDSLAKSSRQPPETIRAAIGDRDFIAEFALRFAPLGLRADNFADAMTAYWVSMWSLIHRKELPPRSAFAAARLQLAAMWHKNPYVKREGDRQTMAEVMIYETMLALEERERKLAAGDVQALQALSENSARNMQSKRGVNLKAMQLTESGFTRMTKH
- a CDS encoding DUF6932 family protein, with the protein product MSIPDFDHNGVLPAHQGDPTEPGQLSPYPATAREVVERFGTTPPRRAILCGWLELRADLRTAGLSGFQWLNGSFAQDIERQEDRAPQDMDVVSFVRTASVGLPPSVSPPAWLFPDASKERYRVDHYLVNLSGPGEAVVEATRYWSGLFSHTRDGIWKGMLRIDLDTPDMDAEAVVLLAEASP
- the trpB gene encoding tryptophan synthase subunit beta yields the protein MPTPTEADYDFPDSRGHFGPYGGRFVAETLMEPLRELEDAYFSLRSNPAFRAELDRDLALYVGRPSPLYPAERLTAKWGGAQIYLKREDLNHTGAHKVNNTVGQALLAKHLGKTRIIAETGAGQHGVASATVAARLGLKCVVYMGADDIERQSPNVYRMKLLGAEVVSVKSGTRTLKDAMNEALRDWVTNVDDTFYIIGTVAGPHPYPLLVRDFNAIVGREVLRQAPELFGRLPDALVACVGGGSNALGLFHPFIPHREVRMIGVEAGGSGLSTGLHAAPLSAGTPGVLHGNRTYIMADENGQILGTHSISAGLDYPGVGPEHAWLKDLGRVEYVAADDDEALAAFHELTRVEGIIPALESAHAVAHAKKLAAEMGRDQHIVVNLSGRGDKDIFTVAKREGIELS
- a CDS encoding DUF6683 family protein translates to MPNLLHSALAVLFALLCSATAQAQYYGTQIDVNANLNMMLLLQQQDLGNMAGAHEVEQATKRLRHDEDDATRPEGNDFSYLPTASISEAMEQRFLDNLRKTDERMARSAKSDLADRDMIERFEADVGPYGLRSDDVADAMTAYWVVTWMAAKQTDLPKKGEVQAVRAQVRQQLANNEKLRSASNGMRQQLAEAYIYETMWTITLRSSANSKAERQQLASATQAQALKMGLDMSRMELRSDGFVRR
- the truA gene encoding tRNA pseudouridine(38-40) synthase TruA produces the protein MRRWCAGVEYHGGAYSGWQAQNHHVSVQATLETALSRIANHPVRLVAAGRTDAGVHALQQVVHFDSDAARLPDAWVLGSNTQLPADISLPWVKPVDGTFNARYSALSRRYRYLIHNHRSRSALSGGRATWWTYPLDATCMHRAAQVLVGTHDFSAFRASVCQSRTPVRNLLAIEVFRRGDFVVIDVIANAFLHHMVRNITGSLLMVGQGRHPETWIAELLAGRDRTRAGMTAPADGLYFVGPRYPDGYGLPPPPEPWFPAG
- a CDS encoding phosphoribosylanthranilate isomerase, which gives rise to MPTLPTQRTRIKFCGITRAEDARRAIALGVDALGFVLVPASRRALDIEAAVALRRELPPFVAVVALLMDADREFIAQLVGRLRPDLLQFHGSESPDLCRAWGRPYIKSVAMAEPQDLATQSAHYADASALLLDGHPTGELGGQGTAFDWSRIAGGTHPLILAGGLNPDNVASAIGRVRPYAVDVSSGIESAPGLKDAALMQKFIEEVRRADAN
- a CDS encoding DUF6683 family protein, which translates into the protein MKSKGLILLVGLVSVTPAFAQDLASIYSSSVFQQGVIGMGKPTLEAGQKAYASSASRSDLDALEFDTSSSVERATRQKLLDALLPSSGDPRVQASLRKSIESDAVWESFDNVLGHFGYSSDNLADVTTAYYVMTWEVVNNEDAARYPSGIRAAHQAIESAMATNPEVQSLSDAEKQEACEIMAYMATVAGAAKNELRDSGDTTRLAQLQASIHQSVLRQGVDLRRLRLTDNGFVNY